Below is a genomic region from Microbacterium galbinum.
GGTGGTCTCCCGTCGGGGGATCGATGCAGGGCGCGACGATGGCGGGCATGTGTGCGGCGGGTTCTACGACGACGAGCGGATGCCGTCGCCGGTCAGGTCGAGACCTCGACGCTCGGGTCGAACGCGACGTAGCCCGAGAAGTCGCCGCCGACGCGCTCGAAAGCGGTCGGGTACGGCGTCGGGTACGACCACGCGAGGTCTTTGTGCAGCTCTCCGTCGACCTCGACGGAGAAGTACTGCGCCGCACCCTTCCAGGGGCACGTGTACGGCGTCGGGCTCTCGACGAGCGCGCCCGGCGTGATCGACGCCGGCGGGAAGTACCAGTTGCCCTCGATGCGGAAGAGGTCGGCTTCGTCGGCCTCGGCGATCACGGTTCCTGCGAGTACAGCCTTCATGGTTCTGCCTCCTGGGATGTGGGTTAGAGCGTATAAGAGGTCGCCGACATTGCGGCGGGGGTTGTGCGCACGGCCGTCAATGTGAGAAATAAAGCGCACAGCGAAGCATCCGCCGTCACTCCCTGTTCGGAGCGTCGGCCGATTCGGATCGGATGCCGCAGCGCCTCCGTCGACGCCCCGGCCCGGCGGCTCACGCCGAGGCCCGCCCGTAGCCCTCGAGCAGGCGCAGCCAGACCTCGCTCACCGTCGGATACGAGGGCACGGCGTGCCACAGGCGCTTGATCGGCACCTCGCCGACGACCGCGATCGTCGCGGCCTGCACCAGTTCGGCGACCTCCGGGCCGACGAACGTCGCACCGAGCACGACGTCGCGCGCGGTGTCGACGACGAGCCGGGCCTGCCCCTCGAACCCGTCCTCGTAGAGGCTCGCCCCGGCCACCCAGCCCAGGTCGTAGTCGACGACCTTCACCTCGTGGCCCGCATCGCGTGCGGCCTTCTCGGTGAGCCCGACCGACCCCACCTCGGGGATCGAGAAGGTCACCTGCGGAACCGCGGCGTGGTCTGCGGTGGCGGCGTGGCGACCCCACTCGTCGGCATCCACCGGCTCATCCTTCGCCCGGGCGGCGATCACATCGCCCGCCGCGCGCGCCTGGTACTTGCCCTGGTGCGTGAGCAGCACCCGGCCGTTGACGTCGCCGACCGCGTACAGCCAGTCCGAACCGGGCACCCGCAGGGTGTCGTCGACCTCGATCCACGTGCCGGGCTCGAGGCCCGCCGTCTCGAGGCCGATGTCGCCGCTGCGCGGCGAACGCCCCGTCGCCACGAGCACCTCGCTCGCGGTGACCTCGCTGTCGTCGTCGAGGGTGATCGTGACGCCGGCGTCATCGCGCCACACGGCCGACGTGCCCGTGTTCAGCCGCACGTCGACGCCGAGCTCGCGCAGCCCCGCCGCGACGCGCTCGCCCGCGAACGGCTCCATGCCGCCCAGCAGGTCGCTGCGTGCGATGAGGGTGACCGTCGATCCGAGCGCGGCGTAGGCCGTCGCCATCTCGACCGCGACCACACCGCCGCCGATCACGGCCAGCGAGTCCGGAAGCTCCTCGGCGCTCGTGGCCTCGCGGCTCGTCCACGGAGAAGCCTCGCGCAAACCGGGGATCGGCGGCACGACGGCATCCGAACCCGTGCTGATCGCGACCGCGTGGCGGGCATGCAGCACGCGCGTGCCGCCGTCGGCATCGGTCACCGTGACCTCGCGCTCGCCCGTCAGGCGCCCGTGCCCGCGGGCCAGATCGATGTGCGCCGACTCGAGCCACTTCACCTGGCCGTCGTCCGACCAGTTGCTCGTGAAGGAGTCGCGGCGCGCGAAGACCGCACGCACGTCGAGAGCACCGGTCACCGCCTCTTTCGCGCCGGCGACGTGCTGGGCCGCGCGCAGCGCCTGGGCCGAGCGCAACAGCGCCTTCGACGGCATGCACGCCCAGTACGAGCACTCCCCGCCGACCAGCTCGCTCTCGACGATGATCGCCGTGAGACCTCCCTGCACCGCGCGGTCCGCGACGTTCTCGCCGACCGGTCCTCCGCCCAGCACGATCAGGTCGTACTCGTTCGTCTTGTCTGCAGTCATCGCTTCGCACCTCTCCGCGCAACAGTCTCGCTGAACAGCAACGTCGTGTCACGGGGTGGTTGTTCCCCGACGCGCCGGGTACGGTATGCGCCGCGCGGGGTTCACAACTCCTGAGAAACCGGGCCGCGCCGGCGCTGGGGGTACGAAACCCGCCAGATCGGGACCGATTCTCCGGAGTTGTGCACCGCTTCTCCGGCCGAGGGCGTACCCAACTCAGGAAGAACCGGCCAGAACCGCCCGAAACAAGCCGAATCCGGCGAGATCCGAGCCTTCTTCCTGAGTTGGGTACACACGCCGAGCCGGACCGAAGCCCCGGCGCCCGGGTCAGCGCACCGGCAGGATGTGCGTCGGCGTCGCGGCGGGAGCCTGGTGGCGGATGCCGAGGGGCGCGCCCGTGCGCTCGTCGAGGTCGATCAGGCTGATCGAGTCGGACCGCTGCCCGGCGACCACGAGCTTGCCCTCGAACACCAGGTGATGGCGCGGCCAGTCGACGCCGGAGTCGGCGAGCGCGATGGATTCGAGGCGCTCACCTCCGCCGAGCACGCGCAGCGCCGCGATCGTGTTGCTGCCGCGCAGGGCCGTGTACAGGAAGGCGCCGTCGCGGGTGCGGGCGAGCTCGGCGGGGAAGTCGACGCCGACCTCGGCGATGGGACTCGACAGGGTCGACGACACGACGGCCCACGACCCGCTCGGGGTCTCGGCGAGGGTGAACACCTCGCACGAGTACTCCGTGACGATGTGCAGATGCCCGCTCGGGTGCACCACCATGTGACGCGGACCGACGCCGAGCGGCAGGATCACCTCGTGGTCGAGGCGCAGCCCGGTGCCCGACAGCCGCCAGAAGCGCACGAGGTCGAAGCCGAGGTCGGTCGTGACGATACGCCCGTCCGGCAGGAACACCGCCGAGTGGGCGTGCGAAGCGCGAGCGGGCAGACCGTAGGGATCGGATGCCGCCGCACCCACGCCCGGCTCCTCGCGCACCGCGTCGGGGTCTTCGTCCTCGCCGAACAGTGCCGCGCGCAGCGCCGCCGCAGCATCCGCCTTCGCCGGCACGATGCGCCCGTCGGTCGCGAGGCCGAATCGCACGACCCGACCGTCGCCGTAGCAGCTGGCGATCAGCGTCGCCCCGTCGCGCGAGACGGCCAAGTGGCACACGGCGTCACCCGCCTGCACCGGGCCGCCGAGCGGGGCGAGCGATCCCTCGCCCGAGCGCACGAAGGCCTGCACCGCGCCCTCGTGCTCGAGCGCCGCATAGACGACGTCGAGCGCCGGATGCTGCGCCAACCACGACGGCGAGGATGCCGTCGCCGCGAGGTCGCGGTAGCCGAGCGTCATGGCTTCGCGGCCATCGTCTCCGGCAAGGAATCCGATCCCCTCGGCGGAGCCGTCCATCTCGGGGCCGTAGCCCCCGAGCCAGAAACGGGTCACGGGGTCAGTCGACGAGGTCGTGGCGCACGACCACCTGGTCGCGCTCCGGGCCCACGCCGATGACCGAGATGCGCGTGTTGCTCATCTTCTCGAGCGCGAGCACGTAGTCCTGCGCGTTCTTGGGCAGGTCGTCGAAGGTGCGGGCGACCGAGATGTCTTCGCTCCAGCCGGGGAAGTACTCGAGGATCGGCGTCGCGTGGTGGAAGTCGGTCTGGTTGACCGGCACCTCGTCGAAGCGCTCGCCGTCGACGTCGTAGGCGACGCACACGGGGATCTGCTCGAGTCCGGTGAGGATGTCGAGCTTGGTGAGTACGAGGTCGGTGATGCCGTTGACGCGCGTGGCGTAGCGGGTGATCGGGGCGTCGTACCAGCCGACGCGGCGCGGACGGCCGGTGGTGGTGCCGAACTCGAAGCCGCGCGAGCGCAGCCATTCGCCCTGCTCGTCGAAGAGCTCGGTCGGGAACGGACCCGATCCGACGCGGGTCGTGTACGCCTTGACGATGCCGACGATGCGGTCGAGCGCACCGGGACCGACGCCCGAACCGGTGGCCGCGCCACCCGCGGTCGCCGACGACGACGTCACGAACGGGTAGGTGCCGTGGTCGACGTCGAGCATGGTGGCCTGGCCGCCCTCGAACACGACGACCTCGCCGCGGTCGAGCGCCTCGGCGAGCAGATAGCCGGTGTCGGCGACCAGCGGGCGCAGCCGCTCGGCATACGAGAGCAGGTCTTCGACGATCTCGTCGACCGTGATGGCGCGGCGGTTGAAGATCTTCACCAACAGGTGGTTCTTCTGGTCGAGCGCACCCTCGACCTTCTGGCGCAGGATGTTCTCGTCGAACAGATCTTGCACGCGGATGCCGACGCGGTTGATCTTGTCGGCGTAGGCCGGTCCGATGCCGCGTCCGGTGGTACCGATCATGCGCTTGCCGAGGAAGCGCTCGGTGACCTTGTCGAGCGTGCGGTGGTACTGGGTGATGATGTGCGCGTTGGCGCTCACCTTCAGGCGCGACACGTCGATGCCGCGGGCGCCGAGCGCCTCGAGCTCGTGGAAGAGCACCTCGAGGTCGACGACGACGCCGTTGCCGATGACCGGCGTCACGCCGGGGGAGAGGATGCCGGAGGGCAGCAGGTGCAGGGCGTACTTCTCGTTGCCCACCACGACGGTGTGCCCGGCGTTGTTGCCGCCGTTGAACTTCACGACCCAGTCGGTGCGGTCACCGAGCAGATCGGTGGCCTTGCCCTTTCCTTCGTCGCCCCACTGCACGCCGACGATAACGATTCCTGGCATGGGTGTCCCCCTTGCTTTCGCCGGGTTTGCACCGGCTGATGAGCTGGCCCTTGTCGGGCTCCCCCATCCTATCGAAGGGGCCGACATCGCCTTCGGCGAGGTCCTGGCGGGATATGGACGGATGCTGTCGCTCCCGCGCATCGCGGATGTCGGAGGCCCCTGTCACCATCGGAGGATGTCGAAGACCGCTCCCCTCACCGGCGACCTGCCGGGCACGAAGCCCCGGCAGGGACCGCTCGTGCTGATCGCCGCCCTCGTGACGGTCGTGCTCTGGGCGTCGGCGTTCATCGGCATCCGCGGGGCGGGTCCGCACTTCGACCCGGGTGCGCTCGCGCTGCTGCGCATGGCGGTCGGCAGTCTCGTTCTCGCGATCATCGCGGTGCGCCACGGCATCCGTCTGCCCGCTCGCCGGCACTTGTGGCTGGTCGCGGTGTGGGGCGTCGGGTGGTTCTGCGTCTACAACCTGGCGCTCAACGCCGCCGAGCGCACGCTCGACGCGGGCACGGCGGCGATGGTGGTGAACCTCGCACCGCTGATGGTCGTGGTGTTCAGCGGACTCTTCCTGCGCGAGGGGTTCCCGAAGCCGCTGATCATCGGGGCGCCGATCGCGTTCCTCGGCGTCGTGCTGATCGGCATGAACTCGCAGGCGGCCGAGGGTGAGGGCCCCGATCTCACAGGGCTGCTGCTGGCCCTGCTCGCCGCGGTCATGTACGCGGGGTGCACGCTGCTGCAGAAGCATCTGCTGAGCGCCGGGTCCGATGCGACCACGCTCACCTGGCTCGGCGCGATGGCCGGCACCGTCGCGCTGCTGCCGTGGACGGGCAGCCTGATCGGTGCGATGCAGAGCGCTCCCCTCGGCTCGACCCTCTGGGTCGTCTACCTCGGCATCTTCCCCACGGCGATCGCCTTCACGACCTGGGCCTACGTGCTGCAGCGCAGCACCGCGGGGCAGACCTCCGCCACGACCTACGTCGTGCCCGCGGTCGCGATCCTGATGTCGTGGGCGATCCTCGGCGAAGTGCCGACCCCGCTGATGTTCCTCGGCGGCGCGCTCTGCCTGCTGGGTGTGCTCGTGACGCGGTTGCGGTGGGGGCGGCGGGGCTGACTCAGGCGTATCGATATACCGATCGCCATAGCGAATCCGGCCGAATCCGGCCGAATCCGCCCGAATTCGGCGCCCCACTTAGCGATATTCCGACAAGCCCGCGTCCAGAGTGGGAAACCGCCCGGAGATGCCGGAGTTCGTCCATTTCACGGCTACGGTGTCCGACGGTTCGACCGCCAGAGTGTCGAGCACGGAACGTCGGAGGAACGATGAAAACTGTGTGGCCCTTCGTGCGGATCGTCGCCGCCCTACTCGCGCTCGCGGCACTCGCGCGGCAGCTCACACGCGAGATCGCGACCGCCCAGGCGGCGACGACCGAATGGGGACGCGACATCCCCACCGCGGTCTCGAACTTCTTCAGTTTCTTCACCACGCTCTCCGGTCTCATCGCGGCCATCGTCCTGCTGATCGCCGCGGGGTGGATGCTGCGCACCCGCCGCAGCGACGACACGGAACCCCGCTGGCTCGCCGTGCTGCTCGCCTACGCGAGCACCTACATGATCACGACCGGCATCGTCTACAACCTGCTGCTCCGCGACATCCCCTCGCACAGCGCGACCGAGGCGTGGACGAGCGAGACGCTGCACGTCGTGCTCCCGATCGTGATGCTGCTCGACGTTCTCTTCGCACCGCGCCGCCGCGCACTCGGTTGGGGCACCGCGCTCCTCGCCGTGGTCTTCCCGATCGCGTGGGGCGGCTACACACTGGTTCGCGGGCCGTTCATCACCGACCCGTTCACCGCCACGCCCTACTGGTACCCGTACCCGTTCCTCGACCCGAACACCTCGAGCTGGGCCTCGGTGGGCCTGTACGTCGCCGCCATCGCGGCCGCGATCGTCGTCATCTCGCTCATCGTCGTCGGGATCGGGCGCCTCCGCGGCGCGCGAAAGCGTCACTAGGTCGCGCCGTTCGCCTCACCGCGACCTGTTCCGCCTCACCGCGACCCGATCGACCCCCGCGACAGACTCAGCGCCGCCAACCGGTCGGCGGCGAGCGTGCGCTTGAGCTCGAGCGATTCGCCGATCTCCGCCGCCAGACGCGGGCGCGTGCGGATCAGCTCGTCGACCGTCGCGAGCGGCAGCACCACGACCGTGAGGATCTCGCCGGCGACGGTGACCGCCTGCGTGCGTTCGCGGGTGAGGGCTGTCTGACCGATGATGTCGCCCTTCTCGGCCGCCGCGAACTCCACCCGCCCGCCGTCGACCTCGAGCGACAGGATCGCCCGGCCCGACACCACGACCCGCACCTCGTCGGGCACGACGCCGCTCGGCAGCACGATCTCGCCGACCCCGTAGCGCTCGAGCGACGAGGCCGTGAGCAGTGCCTCGAGGTCGTCGTCGCGCAGGTGCAGTGTCGACGCGATCGACCGCAGGGCCTCGGCGAGACGCCCGGGCTCGGCGATCGGATCGGTGGCGTCGCCGTCGAGCGCGAAGCCGTGGCGGCGCGCGGCGTACCAGAGCCAGGAGAGGTACGTCGACAGGGCGCGCGAAGCATCCGACGGCCCCGCCACCGGGATCGCGACGCCGTATGCCCCGGCGCCGGAGTAGCTGACGGATGCCCGTTCCCGCGCGACCTTCATCGGCAGGGCGTCGGCGACCTCGACGAGCAGCGCCATCACCTCGTGCGGCGGATCGTCGGTCGAGAACTTCACCGAGGTCGACGCGGAGTAGGGCCCGTCGGGCTCGCTGAGGTTGGTGAACGACGCACCGGAGAGGCTGGAGTTCGGCACGATCTGGATGCCGGAGCCGGTGTCGATGTGCACCGCGCGCCAGTTCACCTCGACGACCCGCCCGCGAACACCCGCCGCATCGAGGAAGTCCCCGATCTTGAACGGCTGCTCGAACAGCAGGAGCAAGCCCGAGATCACACCTCCCACCGCGTTCTGCAGCGCGAGGCCGATCACGATCGACCCGACCCCCAGGGCCGTGAAGAGACCGCCCACGTCGGCATCCCATACCCACGAGAACAGCAGGGCGAGGCCCAGCGCGACGAGCACCAGCCGGGCGATCTCGACGAAGATCGTCGGGATGCGCTTGCGCCACGAGTCCTCGGCGGCGTGCGCGAACAACGCCACGTTGAACGACGACAGCAGCAACAGGATCACCAGGAACCCGAACACGGTGGCGACCACACGGGTCCACACCTGCTCGGCGGGCGACTGGATCGCGAACGCCAACAGGGCGAACAGCGCACCGACCGGGATCACGCCGTTGCGCAGCAGTCGCAGCGGCCCGGCGAGTGCATTGTTGCGACGACGGAGCCCGTTGATCAGCTCGGTGAGGACGACCAGCAGCACCGGCACGCCCACGGCGAGCGCGATGACCCACCATCCCCAGCCGTCGCGGAACGCGTCCTCGAACATGTCAGGCCACCTTCCAGACCGTCTCGGTCGTGCCGCGGGCCTCGACGGTGCCCGCTTCGGTGAACGAGAAGATCTCGCGGGTGCGGTCGTAGACGGTCTGGCTCACGTAGACGCCCGGTTCGCCCGTGACCGATCGCACCCGGTAGGCGAGGTTCACGGCATCTCCCCACAGGTCGTAGGCGAGGCTCGTGCGGGCGACGAGCCCGCTCGTGACCGTGCCGGTATCGACACCAGCGCGCAGGCCGATCGACGACCCGTTCTGCGCGTTGAAGCGCTCGATCACCCCGAGCAGGTTCTTCGCGAACTCGACGCTGCGGCGCACGTTGTCGACGCGCGGCACGATCAATCCCGACGAGGCGAGGTACCCGCCGCGCAGGGTGCGCACCTTCTCGACCCCGGCCTTCTCGGCGGCCTCGTCGAAACCGCGCATGAGGGTGTTGAGGTGGCCGATCTCCTGCTCGGCCGAGAGCCCGCGCGCGTAGTCGTCGAAGCCGACGAGCTCGGCGAACACGACCGACACGTTCTCGTGCGCCTCCGAGATCGTCTCGTCGCCCTGTTTGTACTTCGCGGCGACGCTCTCGGGCATGAGCGTGAGCAGCAGCTTCTCGTTCTCGGCCTGCTGCTCATCGATGAGCTCCTGTTTGATGCGCAGGCTCGACGCCATGTCGTTGAACGCACTGCCCAGGTCGCCGAACTCGTCGCGCGCGCCCTGCGGCACCTGCACGTCGAGATCGCCCTCGGCGACCCGGTGCACCGCGCCGACGAGGCGGTGGATGGGTCGGGTGAAGACCTGGGCGAGCAACAGCGACAGCAGCGAGACGCCGAGCAGGATGCCGAGGAGCGACAGCAGCACGATGCGGGTGAAGTCGGCCACGGGGGCGAACGCCTCCGACGAGTCGATCCGGGCGATGATGACCCAGTCGAGTCCATCGACCTCCAGCGGGGCGTACGCGGTGACGCTGTCGATGCCGAGGTACCCGGGGCCCGTCGTGGTGCCGGTCCTGCCCGCCTGCGCCTCCGCCACCGCCCGCGTGTTGATCGGCTGGAGGAGCACCGTTCCCTGCACCTCGACGATGCGCTTCGCAACGCTCGGTGGGGTGCCGCCGTCGATCGCGAGCTGCTCGTAGTTCTCGGGGTCTTCGATGAGGCGCCGCGAGTCGCTGCGCATGAGGTCGTCGAGACCCACGAGGTACACCTCGCCCGTGTCGCCGAGACCCTGCTCCTTCCAGCCCTCCGACCCCGTCGTCAGGTCGTTGATCGTCTCCAACGACACCTGCAGGGCGAGGGCGCCGGTGATGCGGCTGTCGTTGCCGATGGGCGAGACCACCCACATCGTCGGCACGTTCAGCGAGGGGATCCAGCGTTCGAAGTCGGTGAGCACGACGGTGCTGACGGAGTTCGTGGCGATGGCATCCGCGTATGCCTGAGCGAGCATCGTGTCACGGTACGGACCCGTGTTCAGGTTGCTGCCGAGCTCGACGCCCTTGTACGCCGAGAAGACGATGTCGCCGTCGAGGTTGAGCAGGAGCGCGTCCTCGTAGTCGGCCTGCTCTATGAGCCGTCCGAGGTAGTCACCGTAGCGCTCGGTCGCTGCGGAGTAGGACGATCCGTCCTCGGCATCATTGTCGTTGAGCAGGGTGTCGTAATCGGCGTCGAAGTCGAGGTTCTGCGTGGTGAAGCGCGTCTGCAGGAACTGCCCGGCGTTCGACTCGGGGATGAAGGCGCTGTCACCGTACTGCTCGCCGGCACGCCCCTCCAGCGCGGGAATGAAGGTGTCGGAGTAGTAGGACTCGAGCTGCGCGCGCTCGTCGGCGGTGACCTCGCGCTGCTCCAGCTCCTCGTACCCCGCGTTCACGGTGGTCGAGAGCGTCTGCGCACTGAGGTTGCGCGACTGCAGCGAGGCATCCTTCTTGACGGCCTCGATCGCGTCGGTGACCTCGGCCGCGCGCATCGAGCGGATGGTGATGAGCTGATCGACCGCCGCGTCGTGCAGCGACTGGCGTCCGTTGATGAACCCCACGGCACCGACGATGACCGACGAGACGAGGCTCACCGCCAGGAGCATGATGAGCAGTTTCGACTGGATGCTGAGCCCGGGGCGCAGGCGCCGCAGTCGCCGTTCCGTCTTCTCCCCGACCGTGCCCTGCTCGCTCATCCGCGTCCTCCGTCGTCATCCGTGAGCGCGTCCCCACTCGGAGGTTATCGATATACCAACTCCATGCAAATGGTTTTTTCGCCTGATGTCATCGGTCTTCTACCGATACATTGGCGGCGGAGGCATGATGACGACTTGGTGGCCCTACCTGCGGATCGCCGCAGCCCTTCTCGGAGCGGCGGCGCTCGTGCGGCAGATCACGGTGTCGATCACGAACGCGCATTCGTCGACCACCGAGTGGGGTTCGCACGTGCCGACCGTCGTGGCGAACTTCTTCAGCTTCTTCACCGTGCTGTCGAACATCGGCGCCGTGGTCTCCCTGACGATCGCCGCGATCTGGATGATCCGCACGCGCCGCGACGACACCCCCGAACCCCGCTGGTTGGCCACGCTGCTCGTCTGCACCAGCACCTACATGATCGTCACGGGCATCGTCTACAACCTGCTCCTCCGGTACATCAACCTCGACGGGGTCTCGGAGGTGTGGACCAACGAGACGCTGCACGTGATCGTGCCGCTCGTCATGCTCCTCGATGTGCTCTTCGCGCCCCGTCGGCGCGCACTGCCGTGGAGCGCGGCCCTCATCGCCGTGATCTTCCCGCTGGTATGGACCGTCTACACGATGGTGCGCGCGAACTTCATCACGGGCCCGATCACCGGGAACCCGTGGTGGTACCCCTATCCGTTCCTCGACCCGCACGGCCCCGGCGGATGGGGCTCGGTCGTCGTCTACATCATCGGGATCGCGATCGGCATCATCGCCGTCGCCGCCGGTGTGGTCTGGGTGGGTCGTCGCCGAGGCATCCGCGTTCCCTGATCCGACGGGGCGCTCGGCCGATGGGGACTCCTCCCCATCGGCTCCGAGCCGGCGCGTCGGTGGATGCGGTTACCCTGGTGCGGGGGAAGGACGCGATGTTTCCCCGCGTGATCGAGGAGACTGCAGATGAACGAGCCCTACGCGCCGGACCCGTCGACGAATACGGCCCCTCCGCCCCCGCCCGCGCCTCCCGCGCCGGCACCCGCGCTTCGCAGCGAACAGCGCGACGCGCCGACGCCGCCTCCTCCCGCCGCGGCGGCGACGCCCCCGACGTTCCCGGCATCCGCTCCCGCCGCAGCTGCACAGGCCCCGTCATCCGCCCCGGCTCCGAAAGCGGATGCCGCGCCCAGGACGGCCCCGTCCGACGCGGAGATCTCGCGGGCGAGCGACGTGCTGAAGGTCGTCTCCGACGCCTACTCCGCGAAGATGGTGGGCCAGGAGCGCCTGCGCATGAGCCTGCTCATCTCACTCATCGCCGGCGGCCACATCCTGCTCGAGAGCGTGCCCGGCCTCGCCAAGACGACCGCCGCGAGCACCCTCGCCGACACGGTCAAGGCGCAGTTCAAGCGCATCCAGTGCACGCCCGACCTGCTGCCGAGCGACATCACGGGCAACCAGATCTACGACGCGGCGACCGGCTCGTTCCGCACCGTGCTCGGCCCCGTGCACGCCAACTTCGTGCTGCTCGACGAGATCAACCGATCGAGCGCCAAGACCCAGAGCGCCATGCTCGAGGCGATGCAGGAGCACCAGACCACGATCGGCGGTGAGGTGCACCACCTGCCGAAGCCCTTCCTCGTGATCGCGACGCAGAACCCGATCGAGCAGGAGGGCACCTACGAGCTGCCCGAGGCGCAGATGGACCGCTTCCTGCTCAAGGAGATCGTCGAGTACCCGAGCCCCGCCGAGGAGTTCGAGATCCTCGGCCGCATCGACTCCGGTGTGCTCGACCCCGACCGGCACGTCTCGAGCGCGATCTCGCTCGACGACGTCCACATGCTGCAGGACGTGGCCAGCCGCATCTACGTCGACCCCGCGATCCGCAACTACATCGTGTCGATCGCGTACGTCACGCGTAACCCCGCACCGTACATCGGCGACGACCGCGCCCGGTTCATCAAGTACGGCGCGAGCCCCCGCGCGAGCATCGCGTTCCTGCAGGCGTCGCGCGCCCTCGCCCTGCTCAAGGGTCGCTCGCACGTGCTGCCCGAAGACATCCGCGAGCTGCGCCACCTCGTGCTGCGCCACCGCGTGCTGCTGACGTTCGAGGCCGACGCCGAGGGCATCCGCAGCGAGGAGATCATCGACCAGATCTTCGCCGCCGTCCCCACTCCCTGACCCGGTCGCCGAGCCCGGAACCGTCGCCCCGCACCGGAACAGAAGCCCATGCCCAGTCTGATCACGCAGGTGAAGAGCAAGCTCTTCCTGCACTCGTCGCGCAAGTCGATGCACGCGCTCGACGGTGCGCACGCGTCGCTGCTGCGCGGGCGCAGCCTGGACTTCGAAGACCTGCGCAAGTACGAATACGGCGACCAGGTGCGCGACATCGACTGGCGCGCGACGGCCCGCCTGGGCACGCCGCTGGTGAAGCGATCGCGGGCGATGCGCATGCAGACGGTGCTGTTCGTCGTCGACACCGGGCGCTCGATGACGGCCCTCGCGGCCGACGAACGCCCGAAGAAGGACCTCGCGATCATGGCGGCCGGTGCTCTCGGCATCCTGACCCTGCGTCACGGCGACGACTTCACCACGGTGTACGGCGATGCCTCGCGCGCGCGTCGCCTGCCCCCCGGTCGCAGCGAGGGCGCGCTCGAGCACGCACTGCGCACGATCAGCCGGGCGACGGACGAGAGCACGGTTCCCAACGACCGCGACGGCCTGCTCTCGTACGTCACCCGCACGGTGTCGCGGCGCATGATCGTCGC
It encodes:
- a CDS encoding DUF427 domain-containing protein produces the protein MKAVLAGTVIAEADEADLFRIEGNWYFPPASITPGALVESPTPYTCPWKGAAQYFSVEVDGELHKDLAWSYPTPYPTAFERVGGDFSGYVAFDPSVEVST
- a CDS encoding dihydrolipoyl dehydrogenase family protein, coding for MTADKTNEYDLIVLGGGPVGENVADRAVQGGLTAIIVESELVGGECSYWACMPSKALLRSAQALRAAQHVAGAKEAVTGALDVRAVFARRDSFTSNWSDDGQVKWLESAHIDLARGHGRLTGEREVTVTDADGGTRVLHARHAVAISTGSDAVVPPIPGLREASPWTSREATSAEELPDSLAVIGGGVVAVEMATAYAALGSTVTLIARSDLLGGMEPFAGERVAAGLRELGVDVRLNTGTSAVWRDDAGVTITLDDDSEVTASEVLVATGRSPRSGDIGLETAGLEPGTWIEVDDTLRVPGSDWLYAVGDVNGRVLLTHQGKYQARAAGDVIAARAKDEPVDADEWGRHAATADHAAVPQVTFSIPEVGSVGLTEKAARDAGHEVKVVDYDLGWVAGASLYEDGFEGQARLVVDTARDVVLGATFVGPEVAELVQAATIAVVGEVPIKRLWHAVPSYPTVSEVWLRLLEGYGRASA
- a CDS encoding lactonase family protein codes for the protein MTRFWLGGYGPEMDGSAEGIGFLAGDDGREAMTLGYRDLAATASSPSWLAQHPALDVVYAALEHEGAVQAFVRSGEGSLAPLGGPVQAGDAVCHLAVSRDGATLIASCYGDGRVVRFGLATDGRIVPAKADAAAALRAALFGEDEDPDAVREEPGVGAAASDPYGLPARASHAHSAVFLPDGRIVTTDLGFDLVRFWRLSGTGLRLDHEVILPLGVGPRHMVVHPSGHLHIVTEYSCEVFTLAETPSGSWAVVSSTLSSPIAEVGVDFPAELARTRDGAFLYTALRGSNTIAALRVLGGGERLESIALADSGVDWPRHHLVFEGKLVVAGQRSDSISLIDLDERTGAPLGIRHQAPAATPTHILPVR
- a CDS encoding adenylosuccinate synthase; translation: MPGIVIVGVQWGDEGKGKATDLLGDRTDWVVKFNGGNNAGHTVVVGNEKYALHLLPSGILSPGVTPVIGNGVVVDLEVLFHELEALGARGIDVSRLKVSANAHIITQYHRTLDKVTERFLGKRMIGTTGRGIGPAYADKINRVGIRVQDLFDENILRQKVEGALDQKNHLLVKIFNRRAITVDEIVEDLLSYAERLRPLVADTGYLLAEALDRGEVVVFEGGQATMLDVDHGTYPFVTSSSATAGGAATGSGVGPGALDRIVGIVKAYTTRVGSGPFPTELFDEQGEWLRSRGFEFGTTTGRPRRVGWYDAPITRYATRVNGITDLVLTKLDILTGLEQIPVCVAYDVDGERFDEVPVNQTDFHHATPILEYFPGWSEDISVARTFDDLPKNAQDYVLALEKMSNTRISVIGVGPERDQVVVRHDLVD
- a CDS encoding DMT family transporter, producing MSKTAPLTGDLPGTKPRQGPLVLIAALVTVVLWASAFIGIRGAGPHFDPGALALLRMAVGSLVLAIIAVRHGIRLPARRHLWLVAVWGVGWFCVYNLALNAAERTLDAGTAAMVVNLAPLMVVVFSGLFLREGFPKPLIIGAPIAFLGVVLIGMNSQAAEGEGPDLTGLLLALLAAVMYAGCTLLQKHLLSAGSDATTLTWLGAMAGTVALLPWTGSLIGAMQSAPLGSTLWVVYLGIFPTAIAFTTWAYVLQRSTAGQTSATTYVVPAVAILMSWAILGEVPTPLMFLGGALCLLGVLVTRLRWGRRG
- a CDS encoding Pr6Pr family membrane protein: MKTVWPFVRIVAALLALAALARQLTREIATAQAATTEWGRDIPTAVSNFFSFFTTLSGLIAAIVLLIAAGWMLRTRRSDDTEPRWLAVLLAYASTYMITTGIVYNLLLRDIPSHSATEAWTSETLHVVLPIVMLLDVLFAPRRRALGWGTALLAVVFPIAWGGYTLVRGPFITDPFTATPYWYPYPFLDPNTSSWASVGLYVAAIAAAIVVISLIVVGIGRLRGARKRH
- a CDS encoding mechanosensitive ion channel domain-containing protein, yielding MFEDAFRDGWGWWVIALAVGVPVLLVVLTELINGLRRRNNALAGPLRLLRNGVIPVGALFALLAFAIQSPAEQVWTRVVATVFGFLVILLLLSSFNVALFAHAAEDSWRKRIPTIFVEIARLVLVALGLALLFSWVWDADVGGLFTALGVGSIVIGLALQNAVGGVISGLLLLFEQPFKIGDFLDAAGVRGRVVEVNWRAVHIDTGSGIQIVPNSSLSGASFTNLSEPDGPYSASTSVKFSTDDPPHEVMALLVEVADALPMKVARERASVSYSGAGAYGVAIPVAGPSDASRALSTYLSWLWYAARRHGFALDGDATDPIAEPGRLAEALRSIASTLHLRDDDLEALLTASSLERYGVGEIVLPSGVVPDEVRVVVSGRAILSLEVDGGRVEFAAAEKGDIIGQTALTRERTQAVTVAGEILTVVVLPLATVDELIRTRPRLAAEIGESLELKRTLAADRLAALSLSRGSIGSR